A stretch of Primulina tabacum isolate GXHZ01 chromosome 13, ASM2559414v2, whole genome shotgun sequence DNA encodes these proteins:
- the LOC142522813 gene encoding PHD finger protein MALE MEIOCYTE DEATH 1-like — translation MTSNSFNEACNMRIKKINPKKLLEFENFAGPGLVSKTLFGSFRDNVLLFVQNFAEIEDYTVDDMPIWCTLLVTQNDGAFPLFIVEETVWNSENPYCNHCKLSGWGHHFVCKRKYHLIIPSYEKWNNPLHGDFSQFQNHSLYGLIHCNGYGHLICINGIKYGTNFIGVSEVMEFWNGLCTVLRARKISVCDVSRKESIELRLIYGAAYGHSWYSKWGYKFCDRFSGVTEQELCSAMKILSSLDLDKIVGDFKKRRNGKEIKESINKYREMSDKPLVTISDLLKYMLRFNSRLAVPVFKPSGFDSKTGEKTTSLESFVHSMAKGDCRWSTKRLEGVLRVIVDLLNEHKTNNFDGKDGLTRHELREEARKSIGDTGLIDFVLKCIRCFQVENQIIRRTINPYGRLVEFTIHDIMKEAELMKCQIPVMDLSCRWSREKLEHAANSIVSILKENKGNKAMPRKELRDKARDLIHDTRLIDFVLKSFDNSTVGNQIVHRSKNQITKSIEFSLMSVSENLEMSANLNGSLGLNLSEEVLFLYKNVLLGYSELNSIGLAVRLILDSKIFVKEWPVEKEVLNQFMALTCKVFPSFDELETELTRPLSPGEVVVVLPSITIGELKVVAQCALRDTYCVMDNLVLTQIGALKRIEDELILSCAVHPGSEVWVRGSGLDLVTSLRYEDGSNNTMDTESY, via the exons ATGACGTCCAATTCATtcaatgaagcctgcaacatgAGGATAAAGAAAATCAACCCTAAGAAACTGCTCGAATTCGAAAATTTCGCGGGCCCTGGTTTGGTTAGCAAGACTCTGTTCGGATCTTTCAGAGATAACGTTTTGTTATTCGTTCAGAATTTCGCGGAGATTGAGGATTATACGGTTGATGATATGCCTATTTGGTGCACGTTGCTTGTAACTCAAAACGATGGCGCTTTCCCACTGTTTATTGTTGAAGAAACAGTTTGGAATTCCGAGAATCCTTACTGTAATCATTGTAAATTATCAG GATGGGGCCACCATTTTGTGTGCAAGAGAAAGTATCATTTGATAATCCCATCTTATGAGAAATGGAATAACCCGTTACATGGGGATTTTTCTCAGTTCCAGAACCATAGTTTGTATGGCTTGATTCACTGCAATGGATATGGGCATCTCATCTGCATCAATGGTATAAAATACGGCACAAATTTCATCGGTGTCAGTGAAGTTATGGAATTCTGGAACGGCCTTTGCACGGTTCTTAGAGCCAG GAAAATTTCGGTTTGCGATGTCTCAAGAAAGGAATCCATTGAGTTGAGATTAATTTATGGTGCAGCTTATGGGCATTCATGGTATTCAAAATGGGGTTACAAATTTTGTGATAGATTTTCTGGAGTTACAGAGCAAGAACTGTGTTCCGCGATGAAAATTCTGAGCTCATTAGATCTTGATAAAATTGTCGGGGATTTCAAGAAGAGGAGAAATGGAAAGGAAATCAAAGAATCGATTAATAAGTACAGAGAAATGAGTGATAAACCATTAGTCACAATCAGTGATTTGTTAAAGTACATGCTGAGATTTAACTCAAGGCTTGCGGTTCCTGTTTTCAAACCTTCTGGGTTTGACTCCAAAACTGGAGAAAAAACGACCAGCTTAGAGTCATTCGTGCATTCAATGGCTAAAGGTGATTGCAGGTGGTCTACAAAGAGGCTGGAGGGAGTGCTCAGAGTGATTGTTGATCTGTTAAATGAGCACAAAACAAATAATTTTGATGGTAAAGACGGTTTGACCAGGCATGAGTTGAGAGAAGAAGCAAGAAAATCTATTGGAGATACAGGTTTGATTGATTTTGTGCTCAAATGTATCAGGTGTTTCCAAGTGGAGAATCAAATCATTCGTCGCACGATAAATCCATATGGTAGATTAGTGGAATTCACCATTCATGACATTATGAAAGAAGCAGAATTGATGAAATGTCAGATTCCAGTAATGGATTTGAGTTGCAGGTGGTCTAGAGAGAAACTGGAGCATGCAGCGAATTCAATTGTGagtattttaaaagaaaacaaaggAAATAAGGCCATGCCACGGAAAGAATTGCGTGACAAGGCTAGAGACCTTATTCATGACACAAGGTTGATCGACTTCGTGCTGAAATCATTCGACAATTCAACAGTGGGTAATCAAATAGTACATCGCTCCAAAAACCAAATTACCAAGAGCATCGAGTTCTCCCTTATGAGTGTTTCTGAAAATCTTGAAATGTCAGCCAACTTAAATGGTTCCTTAGGCTTGAATTTGTCAGAAGAAGTGCTGTTTCTTTACAAAAATGTGCTATTAGGATATTCTGAGTTGAACTCAATAGGTTTAGCTGTTAGGCTAATCTTGGACTCTAAAATATTTGTGAAGGAATGGCCGGTAGAAAAAGAGGTTCTGAACCAATTCATGGCACTAACATGTAAAGTATTCCCGAGTTTCGATGAGTTGGAAACCGAGTTAACTCGTCCACTGTCACCAGGTGAAGTCGTGGTGGTCCTGCCTTCGATTACAATTGGTGAACTTAAAGTGGTGGCACAATGCGCGTTGAGAGATACGTACTGTGTAATGGATAACCTTGTGCTGACACAAATTGGAGCGCTAAAGCGAATAGAAGATGAACTGATATTATCTTGTGCTGTGCATCCTGGTTCAGAGGTTTGGGTAAGAGGATCTGGGCTAGACTTGGTCACGAGTCTGAGATATGAAGATGGATCGAATAATACGATGGACACTGAGTCGTATTGA